The Penaeus vannamei isolate JL-2024 chromosome 16, ASM4276789v1, whole genome shotgun sequence genome includes a window with the following:
- the LOC113805978 gene encoding nucleolar protein 16, translating into MGVRQRKKMRKQFRYETNRKREFNKGKKTKIDIEVIRKVWDKSKSTHTNMAQLGLEYKLNKIMPPNEMETDVQKKDIVDEGKQKAVVETLEGQVKNQVAKTKLPPRLTHSQRSYIRYMMQRHGTNYYAMSKDPKNYYQDTPKQLEAKIKSYMDNPRYYIPEMRKKGLLPAKLAEKKQKVQDKKKKAQKKKFNSKKKS; encoded by the exons ATGGGGGTTCGCCAGAGGAAGAAAATGCGAAAGCAGTTCAGATATGAAACCAATCGTAAACGGGAAttcaacaaaggaaaaaagaccaAAATAGATAT TGAGGTGATTAGGAAGGTTTGGGACAAATCAAAatcaacgcacacaaacatgGCCCAGTTAGGACTGGAATACAAGCTGAATAAGATAATGCCACCCAATGAAATG GAAACAGATGTACAGAAGAAGGACATTGTGgatgaaggaaaacagaaagcTGTG GTGGAAACCTTGGAGGGTCAAGTGAAGAATCAGGTAGCCAAGACAAAGTTGCCTCCACGACTCACACATTCACAGCGCAGCTACATTAGGTACATGATGCAAAGACATGGAACTAACTACTAT GCTATGTCAAAAGATCCCAAGAATTACTATCAAGATACCCCAAAGCAACTGGAAGCAAAGATCAAATCTTATATGGACAATCCTAGATACTACATTccagaaatgaggaagaaaggcttACTTCCAGCTAAATTggcagagaagaaacagaaggtccaagacaagaagaagaaggcacaAAAGAAAAAATTCAATTCCAAGAAGAAGTCATAA
- the LOC113808295 gene encoding RNA-directed DNA polymerase from mobile element jockey has product MLWTPVKTLVIALDISGAFDIAGAFDRVWHRGLLAKLQARGVSSNLLRLFGDYHTGRVLQVVIGGQSSQKYSIQASVPQGSVLGPILWNIYIDDLLREHPEISAYDDDCTISISYLRKDHDTVAMDMNSKLQAIHNWGSQWQVSFAANKTQAMVVSRSPAASDVMKDKIVMNNTALPLEDFISILGVDIDNELRFNRHVSRICKTASLKVTALRRASHLLNPQGILTLYKSQIRPHLEYASLAWSSTAPTNLNRLDKIEKRALRLIQEASNPGHIDSLEHRRDVGALTVLHKAQVQQVPHLSSLRLPPHGRERSTRTVHSSRLLVEVPRSRSSQHQRTFSARAARLWNEFTSTTDVAEMTTQQVKTAAHRWRSRKPSPLYLLYTHGDT; this is encoded by the coding sequence ATGCTCTGGACACCAGTCAAGACTCTAGTGATCGCCCTCGACATCTCCGGCGCCTTCGACATCGCCGGCGCCTTCGACCGAGTGTGGCACCGAGGGCTCCTCGCTAAACTACAAGCAAGGGGCGTAAGCAGCAACCTCTTGCGGCTCTTTGGTGATTATCACACTGGAAGAGTACTGCAAGTAGTCATCGGTGGACAGTCATCCCAGAAGTACTCGATACAGGCGTCAGTACCACAGGGATCGGTACTCGGCCCAATCCTATGGAACATCTACATAGATGATTTGCTTAGGGAACATCCCGAAATCTCAGCGTATGATGACGACTGTACCATTTCTATTTCATATCTACGTAAGGATCATGACACTGTAGCAATGGACATGAACTCAAAGTTACAAGCAATCCACAACTGGGGATCACAATGGCAAGTAAGTTTTGCCGCCAACAAGACCCAGGCAATGGTTGTATCCCGGTCTCCAGCTGCATCAGACGTCATGAAGGACAAGATCGTGATGAACAACACCGCCCTTCCACTCGAGGACTTTATTTCAATCCTCGGTGTCGACATAGACAACGAGCTCAGATTCAACAGACACGTCAGTAGGATCTGCAAAACAGCTTCTCTGAAGGTGACAGCTCTCCGACGTGCATCTCACCTCCTGAATCCTCAAGGAATTCTGACGCTGTACAAGTCCCAGATCAGACCACATTTAGAATATGCCTCGTTGGCCTGGTCTTCTACTGCGCCCACCAACCTCAACAGGCTGGATAAAATAGAAAAACGGGCTCTCAGGCTTATCCAGGAAGCCAGCAACCCTGGTCACATCGACTCGCTGGAACATCGTCGCGACGTCGGGGCTCTAACGGTGCTCCACAAGGCTCAGGTGCAGCAGGTGCCTCATCTATCCAGCCTCCGTCTCCCACCGCACGGCCGAGAGAGAAGTACGAGGACGGTACACTCTAGTCGGCTTCTGGTGGAAGTTCCGAGGTCGCGGTCTAGCCAGCATCAGCGAACCTTCTCAGCCAGAGCAGCACGACTGTGGAACGAATTCACCTCCACCACCGATGTCGCCGAAATGACCACCCAGCAAGTGAAGACAGCGGCACATCGATGGCGGTCGAGAAAACCGTCACCTCTTTATCTCCTGTACACTCATGGCGACACTTAA